Genomic DNA from Modestobacter versicolor:
GCCGGTCGGCGCCGACCGGGGCGTACAGCGGCACGGTGCGGCCGTCGGAGCGGCCGGAGTAGCGGTGCCAGACGACGAACGGGGCGGCGTCCAGGCAGTGGTCGGCGTGCAGGTGGCTGAGGTAGACCGCGTCGACCTCGCCCGGGTCGACCAGCGCTTGCAGCGCCCCGAACGAGCCGTTGCCCAGGTCGAGGAGGAGGGAGAACTCGTCGTGCTGCACCAGGTAGCAGGAGGCGGGCGACAGCGGCCCGGGCGCGCTCCCCGAGCAGCCCACGATCGTCAGCTTCACGCCGCGGCCCCGGTGCGGGAGACGGCGTCGACCTCGGGCCCGAGGAAGCGGCGGCCGAGCCGGGCGAACGGCTCCGGGTCGCCGGTCGCCAGGAAGGCGTGCACCGGCGGCGGCCCCTCCGGGTCGCGCAGCAGGTCGGTGCGGGTGAGCACGCGGTACACGTCCTTGGCCGTCTCCTCCGCGCTGGACACCAGGGTCACCTCGTCGCCCAGGACCAGCGACAGCACGCCGGTGAGCAGCGGGTAGTGCGTGCAGCCCAGGACGACGGTGTCGACGTCGGCGGCCAGCAGCGGGTCCAGGTAGGACTGGGCGAGCCCGACGAGCTGCCGGCCGCTGGTGATCCCGCGCTCGACGAAGTCGACGAAGCTGGGGCAGGCGGCGCTGGTGACGGTGAGCTGCGGGGCCGCGGCGAAGGCGTCCTCGTAGGCGCCGCTGGTGATGGTGGCCTGGGTGCCGATGACGCCGACCCGGCCGTTGCGGGTGGCCGCGGTGGCGCGGCGGACGGCGGGCAGCACCACCTCGACCACCGGGACGTCGTAGCGCTCGCGGGCGTCGCCCAGGCAGGCCGCGCTGGCCGAGTTGCAGGCGATGACCAGCATCTTCACGCCGGCGGCGACCAGGTCGTCCATCACCGCGAGCGAGTGCCGGCGGACCTCGGCGATCGGCTTGGGACCGTACGGGCTGTGCGCGGTGTCGCCGACGTAGCGGATCGACTCCGTGGGCAGCTGGTCGAGGACGGCGCGGGCCACGGTGAGCCCGCCGACGCCGGAGTCGAAGATCCCGATGGGGGCGTCGGCTGTCGTCATGGCGCGGGCCAGGCTAGCTGCCGGTGCCGACAGCCCGCAGCAGGGCCGCGGCCGGCAGCAGCAGGCCCTCGCCGGTCCAGCGGGCACCGGTGAGGTCGCGCACCACCACGTCGGCCGTCGTCCGCAGGGCGTCGGGTCCGATGCCGACCACCCGGCAGCCGGCCGCCTGGCCGGAGGCGATCCCGCTGACGCTGTCCTCGAGCACCAGCAGGTCGGCCGGCGGGATGCCCAGCCGCGCCGCGCCGGTGAGGTAGGGCTGCGGGTCGGGCTTGCCGGCCGTGACGTCCTCGGCGGTGACCAGCACGTCCGGGAGGTCGACGCCGGCCCCGCGGAGCCGGGCGGTCGCCAGCTCGCGGACCCCGGAGGTGACCACGGCCCACGGCACGCCGGTCAGCTGCGGCACGAGGTCGAGCACCCCGGGGACGGGCGCCGTGGCGTCGGCGTCCTCGAGCTCGTGGCGGGTGACGGTCGCGGTGGC
This window encodes:
- a CDS encoding HAD-IA family hydrolase, producing the protein MIKDPTAPHHSQARGGSLQQGRSSDVTIPARGLLFDNDGVLVDSEKSVVSSWSRWAVDQGLDPAEVLAAVPGRRAADTVALFVGPEQVDEATATVTRHELEDADATAPVPGVLDLVPQLTGVPWAVVTSGVRELATARLRGAGVDLPDVLVTAEDVTAGKPDPQPYLTGAARLGIPPADLLVLEDSVSGIASGQAAGCRVVGIGPDALRTTADVVVRDLTGARWTGEGLLLPAAALLRAVGTGS
- the murI gene encoding glutamate racemase codes for the protein MTTADAPIGIFDSGVGGLTVARAVLDQLPTESIRYVGDTAHSPYGPKPIAEVRRHSLAVMDDLVAAGVKMLVIACNSASAACLGDARERYDVPVVEVVLPAVRRATAATRNGRVGVIGTQATITSGAYEDAFAAAPQLTVTSAACPSFVDFVERGITSGRQLVGLAQSYLDPLLAADVDTVVLGCTHYPLLTGVLSLVLGDEVTLVSSAEETAKDVYRVLTRTDLLRDPEGPPPVHAFLATGDPEPFARLGRRFLGPEVDAVSRTGAAA